TCGACTTTGACTGTTGTGATTTCTGGCGGGCACTCGAACAGAGCGGTATCAAAATATAAAGAACGATAAGAGACCACATTGGTCATCTGCGCTCGGTGCGGCACGTGTGGCGGGATCCACACGGCTTTGGTCGGCGGTAAAATACACAGAGCATTGTCAAGCGTGAGCGTAATACAGCCGTATGGCGCGTAAAGAAGTTGCCCTTTATTGTGCTGATGGATTCCAGAATCATGCTGTCCGAGATCTGCAGCAATCCCCACGACGTTTGCTTTGATGCCATTTGCATCAACGATTGAATCTACGTCAAATACGGTTGTTTCATTGATGAATGCCATTTGTCTCAATCTTGATGTTTTTGGTTTTAATGTTGTTAACGAGTCAAGGTTAGTTTCCACTAGACTGCCCGTCAAGTTGATTGATATTGGAATAAATGATGAAAACAAAACCTTCGCTATGGCAGATGATGGTGCTACTGATGTTTCCGCAAGTTGCAGAGACCATTTATAGCCCGGCTTTAGCTTCTATTTCGCAGTCTTTTGCCGTGACCAACGCTCAAGCCGCCCAAACCCTCTCGGTTTACTTTTCGGCGTTAGCGATTGGTGTGGTGGTATGGGGAATCTTGGCCGATAAGTGGGGCAGACGACCAATCATGCTGCTCGGGTTAACTATCTTTGCTTGTTCAGCAATAACGGCAATGCAAACCGAAAGCTTTACTGTTTTGATGTTGGCGAGAGCTACGAGTGCATTTGGTATCGCCGTTGGTTCTGTGGTGACACAAACCATGCTCCGTGATGTGTTTAGTGGTGATGAGCTTGCTAAGGTTTTTAGTTTTATGGGAATTGGACTATCGATCAGCCCTGTTGTCGGGATGCTATTAGGTGGTCAGCTCGTTCATGTGGGCGGTCACCAAGCAGTATTCTCTGCGTTGTTTGCATTGGTCATGTTAGTGCTAATTTACAATGTAAAGATGCTCCCAGAAACTCAGCAGGCAAAACAGCCAACGCAACTTAAAGCGCTGGGTTTTAAGATGTTAAAAGATCGCCAAATTTGGACCTCTGCCATGCTGGTGGCGTTGTACAACATCGCGCTGTTTTCTTATTACCAATTAGGCGCTTTTACTTTTTCAGAACTTGGGCTCAATGCAGAGATGTTTGGCTATAGCGGTGTTGTTTTGGGATCAGGTACATTCCTAGGCAGCTACCTAAACAAGATACTATTAGACAAAGGTTTTTCTCAAAATACATTACTCAGCGTTGCCTG
The nucleotide sequence above comes from Vibrio atlanticus. Encoded proteins:
- a CDS encoding multidrug effflux MFS transporter — encoded protein: MKTKPSLWQMMVLLMFPQVAETIYSPALASISQSFAVTNAQAAQTLSVYFSALAIGVVVWGILADKWGRRPIMLLGLTIFACSAITAMQTESFTVLMLARATSAFGIAVGSVVTQTMLRDVFSGDELAKVFSFMGIGLSISPVVGMLLGGQLVHVGGHQAVFSALFALVMLVLIYNVKMLPETQQAKQPTQLKALGFKMLKDRQIWTSAMLVALYNIALFSYYQLGAFTFSELGLNAEMFGYSGVVLGSGTFLGSYLNKILLDKGFSQNTLLSVACGLLMFGSLGVLAMQHHIGFLLPMMLVVMAFGIAIPNVLSGALVDYRSQAGSAGAMLGLLYYLMIGSGLAVVGMVQNLGVSLVCCALIVAAITFTSKVRTRC